The DNA segment TAGATGGGACGTCCTTTGGATATAACGCGATGTATTTCTCAGTCTTGGGGAAATTTATCACATAACATAGTTCAATTTTAGCAGCTCTCAGTTTGTCTTGTAGATCTTTATCAACTGTGGAttcatttgattttttcaacaacttgTTGTACTTTCTTagtgctttctttttttcgaaGAATCTCACCatatgatattttttggcATTGGCCttgattttgttcttgaGTTCATTATTCTGCAATTCTAATCGTAAAGCTTGtagatttctttctttttctattattACAGTAGAGGGCAATAtatccttcttcttccttagTAGTCGTTCTAAATCtcttattcttcttttaattttgtttGCACCTGCATCCATTATCTGGGACATCTCCAAAGATGACCCAAGAGCGTTGCTCCTTTTTCCCTGTATTTTAGCCATAATTTCCTCGGTGAGATATATCTTAATGATAGAAAGACAATTGAAATGTgatatttaattttttctattgttcAATTATGGGGAGGAGATGAgcatgaaaatttttcaaatctggtTTTTCTCTATGTCCGACAGGGCAGAGACATCCTGAAAATTGGTACTAGAAAATCATCATATTGAAGCGCCAAGAAAGCATTTACCTATTTTAACATATGTACTATATAACTTATCTCCCAACCAACCGAGAAAACCATGATCTGGAATGTTTCTTCGCATGCTTCTGGTTTTCTAtcactttttcttccagttgGGGTAAATTTACTGAAGCTTCCGAACCTGGATTGATGACGGAAAATCCAGGTCTGGCCTTAAATCCCAGTTGGGATGTTTCCAGCTCTTGTAACCAGCGCGGATCTTTCGTTATGGAGTATTCAAATCCACGTATGGTGTCTATAGGCCGTTCGTCTCTAGGTCTTGTTGGATTTGAAATGTCGGGTGTAGTTATATCTCTGCCGAACGTATCTTTCATGGGCTTCAAATTGCCATCTGTATCATAAATAGCATAAGCATTGCATGTTGAGTTTTCGGTTAGAGGATGGTTCTTTTGGAAGTTAGAAAATGTGGCTTCTTCAAAAGGCTGGGCTTCCTGAACAGCTTCAAGAATTGGGGCGGTTAATGAGGACGAACGTAATTTAACCCCTGACATGTCATCATCTCTGTCACTCTTATCTGAACTTTTAAAATGTagcatttttgtttatctGTATTCTCAAGGTCTTTCAAATTTGGCTTGAAGAAATGCCTGCTAGGAAATTTCCAGTAATATATATAGGGAAGATAAtatcttcatatttttgtGTGCGTCACAAATGTTtataaaattaaaaaaagtgttGTTTGCTAGTAATAAGCCATGTAAAGGAACGTTTATTAGCAGTAGAAACAAGTTTGCACGAGGGCAAGGTTTTATAAATTACAAAGGGATAAATAGTTCTAGATTCATAACCAACTTttgacaaagaaaaagtaggTAGTAAGGAAAAAGGACCTTATTAAAATCTGTTGCCCACGACTCTTCTCTTCATATTAGTAGTTTTTCACATTGATAGAAAACCTTGATGTAAGGCCCAATTAACGTTgaaacatttcttttttaaaaCAGGATTTGAACACCAACGAAGAAGAGATATTTCTAGTATTGGGTCCGAACCATCAAGCTAACATCTACATATATGCTTCTTATATTGCGGGGTGAAAATTACATGCTCTCATTAGCAtttattattcttgatCGCCAAcagttcaaaaatataactCGGTCAGTGACCGCAATCATCACCAACGCATGGAAGATGACATACAAAtacatttctttattattacATTATAACGGAAAGCTTTACAGAAGCTTTATTTACTGAATATGTCTGTATGTAGAATCTACTTCGGTGAAACCGGATCATCTCTGCTACTATACATCGGACAGGATTTATTTGTCCTAATATGTCCAATTTGCCCACAGGTCGCGCATCTTCTAGTCGTGTTTTTACTCTTGATTTTCGTTATTTTACCGTCCATTACACCGGAAAAGTCGCTAACATTGTCCATGAAGCCTTCCGTTTTTGTGGCACCgttatttttcttcgagtTTTGTCTTGCTGCCCTACGTTGCTGtgatttttccaaattagCTAATTCTAACTGtaacagttttttttgtttctcaaGTTCTTCCAAATTGTTTATCTTTGAAGTATCTTCTTCTAATAATTTGTTGACGTCTTCCTTATCTTGTTCTTTGATTCTCATGTACCCCTGAATAACTCTGGGATCTCTTATGAAAATCGTCTGTCTTTGAATTATACCGTTTTCgtctcttttctttctgataattttcaaaatcttcttaTCATCCCTCTCTGTCTTGACATGTTTATTGGTTTTATTAATCTCATCAGGATtattcatttcttcaaatgggTTACTTATACTCAGCGATTTTGTGTGCGTATACCACGTCTTGGCGATCTCTTCATCATAGGCTTTTTGTTGTTGCGCCACGTTATAGCTATGGGTATTGGtaccttttttatttgaactATTGTTATTTTCAGAGGGTGAGCCTGACTTAACAAACCCACCTTTCATcgatgttttcaaaaatgaaaaaccCTCTCCGCAGCCAGTTGGGTCGCCTACACCATGTATTTGAATCATGGCTCGCATTTGAGTAGAATTTATGAAATTCTTTGTGACATTCCAAAGCAGCAGGTTTTCCTCCAAGGATTTCAGTTTGGAATCAAAATTAAATGCTTCGTtatcttcttgaaattgTAAACCTTGATTCATTGATTCAACTTGACTGATTTGTTCCGGCGTGATTAAACTTTTTACAGTTTCATTATctaacaatttttcatcatctttaaGCCTCCAGAGGCCTTTTTCAGGACCATCTCGTTGGTACTTCATAAATTCCTTCACCTTTTGTCTATTTTGCCCATAATCCTGGTCTGGAAAGTGTTTcgcaataggatcaatcGAAATTGCTTTGCTACGGTTGTGGTTTAAAATTCTATAGATGATCATTTTCAGCCTTGTTGCTTTCATTGACGTAACTTTTCTTGAGTTAGGTCCAGGAATCTCTTCAACTGGAAATGTTTGTCCCACCGTAAAAAGGTGATTGATATTACGTAAATAAAATCGATTGCTTATACCAAATCCTGAACTTCttatcaaaagaaagtcTGTTCCTGAGATATCATGCTTGAAGACGGGTGCTCTAACCATATTATTGTATAGTGTGGGGACGATATGACCAGGTTCCACAAACCCGAAATTCCAAAATGGTGATTTATCCTGAACACCCAAAACGTGAGTTTCACCAACAGGTAGTTTTGGCCTTAAGGTATCTTGTTCATTTGATTTACGATAATAATTGATCAATTTATTTGCCATACCAAATTTGGACAACGCAACTGGCGTTTGC comes from the Saccharomyces kudriavzevii IFO 1802 strain IFO1802 genome assembly, chromosome: 7 genome and includes:
- the EFG1 gene encoding Efg1p (similar to Saccharomyces cerevisiae EFG1 (YGR271C-A); ancestral locus Anc_5.30), yielding MAKIQGKRSNALGSSLEMSQIMDAGANKIKRRIRDLERLLRKKKDILPSTVIIEKERNLQALRLELQNNELKNKIKANAKKYHMVRFFEKKKALRKYNKLLKKSNESTVDKDLQDKLRAAKIELCYVINFPKTEKYIALYPKDVPSTDPKGVELTNIKRDQFLNLVAERMDTKTLDVSFEEILMGKKLDDDSIGLTLSHKVDHSDESHASSTKGANKPEQVEEEDDFFE
- the SKDI07G5210 gene encoding uncharacterized protein (similar to Saccharomyces cerevisiae YGR273C and YMR295C; ancestral locus Anc_5.29), giving the protein MLHFKSSDKSDRDDDMSGVKLRSSSLTAPILEAVQEAQPFEEATFSNFQKNHPLTENSTCNAYAIYDTDGNLKPMKDTFGRDITTPDISNPTRPRDERPIDTIRGFEYSITKDPRWLQELETSQLGFKARPGFSVINPGSEASVNLPQLEEKVIENQKHAKKHSRSWFSRLVGR